In Clostridium ljungdahlii DSM 13528, the genomic window TTTGCCTTTATTTTATCTGTAATTAAAGATGCTCCCGTAAGTTCTGTGCAAGGCTCACACACTGCCCTTACGCCTATTGTTTTTTCAACAAAGTCACTGCCTTTATAGTTGTGATGTACTCTTCTTATATCTTCTATAGAATAGATTTTTAAATCACATTTGAAATATTCTGCAAGTTTTAATATGGCTTCTTCCTTTGCCTTTATTTCTACAGTAGAAATATACCTTACAGCTCTCTCATCTATATTGTAATCTAAAAGCAGCTTTTTAACTGTTTCTATCATCTGCTTCGAATCAAAATTTTTCCTGCAGCCAACTCCCAGCACAACATTCTTTCTTATGAGTTTTAGTGTTTTTATATTTTTAAAATTCTCATCACCAAAGGCTTTACACTTATTTGTAACACACAAAAGTCCTTGTATATTATCTAAATTGATGCTGTAACCTTTAGGAACATCCAGCAATTTATCTTCATCTATAAATCCTACTTTTTTGCCTTCCACCAAAAGGGCAGCTATGTATTTAGCATCTTTTAAATCATTTATAATGAATCCATTTTCTTTTGCAAAGACATCCGGTGCCTTTACCCCAATATTATCTGTAGCTGTAGTTATTACAGGAACAGCTTTGAGGATACTTGCCAATTGGCATGTAAGCTCATTTGCTCCACCTAAATGGCCGCTTAAAAGGCTAATTACAAATTTACAGGAACTATCTATGACAACTACTGCAGGATCCTTATCTTTTGATT contains:
- the cbiG gene encoding cobalt-precorrin 5A hydrolase, which produces MKIAVISVTTAGDKISDKIKKHFPVDLYSKNNMEGFKLKDAAETAMSNYKAVVFISSTGIAVRAIASFIKSKDKDPAVVVIDSSCKFVISLLSGHLGGANELTCQLASILKAVPVITTATDNIGVKAPDVFAKENGFIINDLKDAKYIAALLVEGKKVGFIDEDKLLDVPKGYSINLDNIQGLLCVTNKCKAFGDENFKNIKTLKLIRKNVVLGVGCRKNFDSKQMIETVKKLLLDYNIDERAVRYISTVEIKAKEEAILKLAEYFKCDLKIYSIEDIRRVHHNYKGSDFVEKTIGVRAVCEPCTELTGASLITDKIKANGMTLCIGEVHKNKC